A single Arachidicoccus sp. BS20 DNA region contains:
- a CDS encoding glycosyltransferase, whose translation MKIPPFSLGFIFFAAFCLVIFIQLCYYLFVFGKLAFYKPKQKSSSQEYPVSVIVCGKDEAENIATHLPAALVQNYTTTHEIVFVDDNSTDETKYLLEGLGRQFKGLRTLLLTQDAMGIPGKKFPLSMGIRAAKYETLLLTDADCFPASENWIKLMQDGYDEGISIVLGYGAYAKKKGVLNKLIRFETFHTALQYLSFALVKMPYMGVGRNLSYKREMFLKNKGFASINHIPGGDDDLFIIKIANETNTAIVIDKDAHTISEPKATWREWQKQKRRHYSTSKYYPAKFKWWLGLYSFSHFLVYPLLAVSIIFFNWWLPLSVYFLRLIVLAVIWKKTMNKLNESDLWSRFLLFDIWMFLYYFIMSPNIFRRAERKWK comes from the coding sequence ATGAAGATACCGCCGTTTTCTTTAGGATTCATTTTTTTTGCAGCATTCTGTTTGGTTATTTTTATCCAACTGTGCTATTATCTCTTCGTCTTTGGAAAACTGGCTTTTTATAAACCGAAACAAAAATCATCTTCACAGGAATATCCCGTTTCCGTAATTGTTTGCGGTAAAGATGAAGCTGAAAACATCGCTACACATTTGCCTGCGGCGCTGGTACAAAATTATACCACTACGCACGAAATAGTCTTTGTGGATGATAACTCTACTGACGAAACAAAATATTTATTGGAAGGATTGGGCAGGCAATTCAAAGGCTTACGCACATTGCTCTTGACACAGGATGCAATGGGCATTCCGGGTAAAAAATTTCCTTTGTCGATGGGCATAAGGGCTGCCAAATACGAAACGCTTTTATTGACGGATGCAGACTGTTTTCCTGCTTCGGAAAACTGGATAAAACTGATGCAGGACGGTTATGACGAAGGCATCAGCATTGTTCTTGGTTATGGCGCTTATGCAAAGAAAAAAGGTGTGTTGAACAAACTGATTCGCTTTGAAACTTTTCATACGGCGCTTCAATATCTGAGCTTTGCGTTGGTAAAAATGCCGTACATGGGCGTAGGAAGAAATCTTTCTTACAAAAGAGAAATGTTTTTAAAAAACAAAGGATTTGCCTCTATCAATCATATTCCGGGCGGCGACGATGATTTGTTCATTATCAAAATTGCGAACGAAACAAACACGGCAATTGTGATTGATAAAGACGCGCACACCATCAGCGAGCCGAAAGCAACATGGCGCGAATGGCAGAAGCAAAAACGCCGTCATTACAGCACGTCAAAATATTATCCCGCGAAGTTCAAATGGTGGCTGGGCTTGTATTCTTTCTCACATTTTCTGGTGTATCCGTTACTTGCGGTTTCGATTATTTTCTTCAATTGGTGGCTGCCTTTGTCGGTTTATTTTTTAAGACTGATTGTACTTGCTGTTATTTGGAAAAAGACGATGAATAAATTGAATGAAAGTGATTTGTGGTCAAGATTTTTGCTGTTCGATATTTGGATGTTTTTATATTATTTTATTATGTCGCCAAATATTTTTCGCCGGGCGGAAAGAAAGTGGAAATGA
- a CDS encoding Crp/Fnr family transcriptional regulator, whose translation MQSQLISVIKNIIRLSENDEEIILKLFVPKDFRKGEYFLKEGQVSREIGFIEKGLVRYYINKEGEDLIYSFGKENEFVGNYESFLDHSLSNKNIQCIEDTTMLVVSYNNLQVLYDEIAEGQKLGRLVCENLFVEAIRQITSLYTDAPEQRYKKFLDLYLDLQQRIPQYYISSFVGVKPQSLSRIRKRLSEN comes from the coding sequence ATGCAATCGCAATTAATTTCAGTAATAAAAAATATTATCCGTTTAAGTGAAAATGATGAGGAAATTATTCTGAAACTCTTTGTACCAAAGGATTTTCGCAAAGGGGAATATTTTTTAAAAGAAGGACAAGTAAGCAGAGAAATTGGTTTTATCGAAAAAGGATTGGTGCGGTATTACATTAATAAAGAAGGCGAAGATTTGATTTATTCTTTCGGAAAAGAAAACGAATTTGTGGGCAACTATGAAAGCTTTTTAGACCATTCTTTATCAAACAAAAATATCCAATGTATTGAAGATACTACGATGTTGGTTGTGTCTTACAATAATTTGCAAGTGCTGTATGATGAAATTGCGGAAGGACAAAAATTAGGACGGCTCGTTTGCGAAAATCTTTTTGTAGAAGCTATTAGGCAGATTACCTCGTTATACACCGATGCGCCGGAACAACGCTACAAGAAATTTTTAGACTTATATCTTGATTTACAACAACGCATTCCACAATATTATATTTCCTCTTTCGTTGGCGTAAAACCACAATCATTAAGCCGAATCAGGAAAAGATTATCCGAAAATTGA
- a CDS encoding cupin domain-containing protein: MKIIQSAGNTAQSIIEFDILPGEKTPWHYHTLFSETFQIIEGSLQVGKNDKIMVLQENESITIHPKEKHFFHNISSNPCHIIVTVNPGSINFEMALFISKGLYKDGLASASGTPKRLKDLALFVFLNNSQMVGSQKMAIPLFNYLVKKNIRNGYLDELKHRYVNNL; encoded by the coding sequence ATGAAAATTATTCAATCGGCAGGTAATACGGCGCAGAGCATTATTGAGTTTGACATTCTTCCCGGCGAAAAAACGCCTTGGCATTATCATACACTTTTTTCCGAAACTTTTCAGATTATAGAAGGTTCATTGCAGGTTGGAAAGAACGATAAAATTATGGTTCTTCAGGAAAATGAATCAATAACCATTCATCCAAAAGAAAAACATTTCTTTCACAACATTTCTTCAAATCCTTGCCACATCATCGTTACGGTAAATCCTGGCAGCATAAATTTTGAAATGGCATTGTTCATTTCAAAAGGATTATACAAAGACGGACTGGCTTCAGCAAGCGGAACGCCGAAGCGCTTGAAAGACCTTGCATTGTTCGTTTTTTTAAACAATTCCCAAATGGTCGGCTCTCAAAAAATGGCCATTCCGTTATTCAATTATCTGGTAAAGAAAAATATTCGTAATGGTTATCTCGATGAATTAAAACATCGATATGTGAATAATCTTTAA
- a CDS encoding DUF4267 domain-containing protein, whose product MKKINFWLCLLSGLMLMFIGLNFIFNPLGAEAGYGIHTNTNGDFSFQYIKGIRDFFSGLIIVVLIFTKEYKALGYVLLLGAIIPAADFCIVISHPDFTAAHLYAHTIAVMICVVCGIYYLKNPANKKQPD is encoded by the coding sequence ATGAAGAAAATCAATTTTTGGCTTTGCCTTTTATCGGGCTTAATGCTCATGTTTATCGGGTTAAATTTTATTTTCAATCCGCTTGGAGCCGAAGCAGGATACGGCATTCATACAAATACCAACGGCGATTTTTCGTTTCAATATATCAAAGGTATCCGCGATTTTTTCAGCGGATTAATTATTGTTGTATTGATTTTTACAAAAGAATATAAAGCGCTTGGTTATGTTTTGTTGCTCGGAGCAATTATTCCTGCGGCAGATTTTTGCATTGTGATTTCGCATCCCGATTTTACCGCAGCACATTTGTATGCGCACACAATTGCGGTAATGATTTGCGTTGTATGTGGCATTTATTATTTGAAAAATCCGGCTAATAAAAAACAGCCGGATTAA
- a CDS encoding NAD(P)-dependent oxidoreductase, translating to MNKTKIGWIGFGTMGNPMAKHLIDAGFSVSVFNHNKAKDAIAKEAGASVSDTPEALVEQSDIIFLMVTDDNATRQIFESGNGIFSTNVEGKIFINMSSVSPNISKEMAEKCLQKNAHYLDAPVSGSVKQATEASLVIMVGGDENIFQQTKPLFEKLGKLILYIGETGSANALKLVVNTLLAIHAQGLAEAVAFAEKNNIDVQNLLTVLNNGAMANIFMKLKGDIILNNDYKPAFSLKNIVKDLSLAKGIGLDFPLGNASFETYQKAKNDYAEEDMIAVYKYLKGH from the coding sequence ATGAACAAGACAAAAATCGGTTGGATTGGTTTTGGCACAATGGGCAATCCAATGGCAAAACACTTGATTGACGCGGGTTTCAGCGTTTCGGTGTTTAATCATAACAAGGCGAAAGATGCTATCGCAAAAGAAGCGGGCGCATCGGTTTCGGACACGCCGGAAGCGCTTGTTGAGCAAAGCGATATTATCTTTCTAATGGTTACGGACGATAATGCCACACGCCAAATATTTGAAAGCGGAAACGGAATTTTTTCTACAAATGTTGAAGGGAAAATCTTTATCAACATGAGTTCCGTTTCGCCGAATATCAGCAAAGAAATGGCGGAAAAATGTTTGCAGAAAAATGCGCATTATCTTGATGCACCGGTATCGGGAAGCGTGAAGCAGGCAACGGAAGCATCGCTCGTTATCATGGTTGGCGGCGATGAAAATATTTTCCAACAAACAAAACCGTTGTTTGAAAAATTAGGAAAATTAATTTTATACATCGGCGAAACAGGCAGCGCTAATGCGTTGAAACTGGTTGTGAATACATTGCTTGCGATTCATGCGCAGGGCTTGGCGGAAGCTGTTGCTTTTGCAGAAAAAAATAATATTGACGTTCAAAATTTACTGACCGTTTTAAACAACGGCGCTATGGCAAATATTTTTATGAAACTGAAAGGCGATATTATTTTGAACAACGATTACAAACCTGCGTTTTCACTGAAAAATATCGTAAAAGATTTGTCACTCGCAAAAGGCATCGGGCTTGACTTTCCGCTTGGCAATGCTTCTTTTGAAACCTATCAAAAAGCAAAAAATGATTATGCCGAAGAAGACATGATTGCAGTGTATAAATATTTGAAGGGTCATTAA
- the purD gene encoding phosphoribosylamine--glycine ligase produces MNILLLGSGGREHALAWKMKQSKLCDKLFIAPGNAGTARLGKNVNINVNDFEQQKSFCIENNIELLVVGPEDPLVNGVYDFFKNQIDWKGFVIGPSKYGAQLEGSKAFSKKFMQRHNIPTADYAEFDATNFEEGKKYIQQHSLPIVLKADGLAAGKGVVIATSHDEALNVFEEMIINKQFGEASSKVVIEEFLSGIEVSIFVLTDGKDYKIIGHAKDYKRIGEGDTGLNTGGMGCVTPVPFVDKIFMQKIESKIIRPTVDGLSKEDIGYKGFIFFGLINVNGEPFVIEYNCRMGDPETEVVLPRLKNDLVELFISLHDGKLSETTIEFDERACATVVAVSGGYPGDYEKGKVISFPEDIPGESIIFHAGTKVIGNDIVTNGGRVLAVTSYGKNIGEAVQQSKNILKGISFEGMNYRKDIGYEFE; encoded by the coding sequence ATGAACATATTATTACTCGGTTCCGGCGGAAGGGAACATGCGCTTGCATGGAAAATGAAACAAAGTAAATTATGCGACAAGTTATTTATCGCGCCCGGAAACGCAGGCACAGCAAGGCTTGGAAAGAACGTAAATATCAACGTCAATGATTTTGAACAACAAAAATCTTTCTGTATCGAAAATAATATTGAACTCCTTGTCGTTGGACCCGAAGACCCTTTGGTAAACGGCGTGTATGATTTTTTCAAAAATCAAATCGATTGGAAAGGTTTTGTGATTGGTCCTTCAAAATATGGCGCACAACTCGAAGGCAGCAAAGCATTTTCCAAAAAGTTCATGCAGCGGCACAACATTCCAACTGCGGATTATGCAGAGTTTGATGCAACTAATTTTGAAGAAGGAAAGAAATATATTCAACAGCACAGTTTGCCAATCGTATTAAAAGCCGACGGATTGGCTGCCGGCAAAGGCGTTGTGATTGCGACTTCACATGATGAAGCGTTGAATGTGTTTGAAGAAATGATTATCAACAAACAATTCGGCGAGGCTTCATCTAAAGTGGTGATTGAAGAATTTTTGAGCGGCATCGAAGTGAGCATTTTCGTTTTGACGGACGGAAAAGATTATAAAATAATCGGTCATGCAAAAGATTACAAGCGAATCGGCGAAGGCGACACCGGCTTAAACACAGGCGGCATGGGTTGTGTAACACCCGTTCCTTTTGTGGACAAAATTTTTATGCAAAAAATAGAAAGCAAAATTATTCGCCCGACCGTTGATGGCTTGTCTAAAGAAGATATTGGATACAAAGGATTTATTTTCTTCGGATTAATTAATGTAAACGGCGAACCTTTCGTGATTGAATACAACTGCCGCATGGGCGACCCGGAAACGGAAGTTGTGTTGCCACGACTAAAAAATGATTTGGTTGAATTATTTATTTCGTTGCACGATGGTAAACTAAGTGAAACAACTATTGAATTTGACGAACGCGCTTGCGCAACGGTTGTTGCCGTAAGCGGCGGCTATCCCGGCGATTATGAGAAAGGAAAAGTGATTTCTTTTCCTGAAGATATTCCGGGCGAATCTATTATTTTTCATGCGGGAACTAAAGTTATAGGCAATGATATTGTTACCAACGGCGGGCGTGTTTTAGCCGTTACTTCTTACGGGAAAAACATTGGCGAAGCCGTACAGCAATCGAAGAATATTTTAAAAGGAATTTCTTTTGAGGGAATGAATTACAGAAAAGATATTGGTTACGAATTTGAATAA
- a CDS encoding AAA family ATPase, with protein MVGRDAEKKILKEVLDSKEAELLAVLGRRRVGKAFLIRNYYGKQLIFECTGMHEASLTEQLSNFSSALQQAMQLQVPPAIPDSWMQAFTFLSNFLQTKPEKQPMVILFDEFPWLHTARSGFLAAFGHWWNTWASRRPQLKVVICGSAASWMIENVLHNRGGLHNRVSRTSRLLPFSLRETEAYLVSRSISLDHYQILQLYMAMGGIPQYLKQVGKGESANQVIDKLFFEKDGMLKTEFDVLYRSLFNNASHHESIVRQLAKKAKGMSRAEVIEACGLTTGGTTTRLFEELEQSGFISQYIPYEKTSRDAIYKLSDEYSLFYLKFIDRARATGTGTWHKLAQGQSYNSWGGYAFEAICQKHIQQIKEVLGISGVYTEASGWRYAPKTGETGTQIDLLLDRQDRCINLCEMKFSGQEFVIDKKYASELDNKVNVFKEQTETKKTIFLTMITTYGTKQNIYYTGRIISEVKMEDLFR; from the coding sequence ATCGTTGGCAGAGATGCCGAGAAAAAAATCCTTAAAGAAGTGCTTGATTCAAAGGAAGCCGAACTACTTGCCGTTCTTGGCCGGCGGCGGGTTGGTAAGGCTTTTCTTATACGGAATTACTACGGCAAACAACTTATTTTTGAGTGTACAGGAATGCACGAGGCAAGCTTGACTGAACAACTGTCGAATTTCAGTAGTGCACTTCAGCAAGCCATGCAGTTGCAAGTTCCACCGGCAATACCGGATAGCTGGATGCAGGCTTTTACTTTTCTGAGCAATTTTCTGCAAACAAAGCCTGAAAAGCAACCGATGGTTATCCTCTTTGATGAATTCCCCTGGCTTCATACGGCAAGATCCGGATTTCTGGCGGCATTCGGACATTGGTGGAATACCTGGGCATCTCGCAGGCCGCAGTTGAAAGTAGTCATCTGCGGTTCTGCAGCATCCTGGATGATTGAAAATGTTCTTCATAACCGCGGTGGACTTCATAACAGAGTAAGCCGTACCAGTCGATTGCTACCCTTTAGTTTAAGAGAAACGGAAGCCTATCTTGTGAGCCGAAGTATCAGTCTGGACCATTATCAGATATTACAGTTGTATATGGCAATGGGAGGCATTCCCCAATATCTCAAACAAGTTGGCAAAGGAGAAAGTGCAAACCAGGTAATAGATAAACTCTTCTTTGAAAAGGACGGTATGCTGAAAACAGAATTTGACGTATTGTACAGGTCATTGTTCAACAATGCAAGTCACCATGAATCAATCGTTCGGCAACTTGCTAAAAAGGCAAAAGGGATGAGCCGGGCTGAAGTTATTGAGGCATGCGGGCTTACGACCGGTGGGACAACAACAAGGTTGTTCGAAGAGCTCGAACAGTCCGGATTCATTTCCCAATACATACCATACGAAAAAACTTCACGCGATGCTATTTATAAATTGTCGGATGAGTATTCTTTATTCTATCTGAAATTCATTGACCGAGCCCGTGCCACAGGTACAGGCACCTGGCATAAACTTGCGCAAGGACAATCTTATAACAGCTGGGGCGGTTATGCTTTTGAAGCCATTTGTCAAAAACACATACAACAAATTAAAGAAGTTCTCGGTATCAGTGGTGTATATACCGAAGCATCCGGCTGGAGATATGCTCCGAAGACAGGAGAAACCGGCACACAAATCGACTTGTTGCTTGACCGGCAGGATCGTTGTATCAATCTATGCGAAATGAAGTTTTCCGGTCAGGAGTTCGTCATTGATAAAAAGTACGCCTCAGAACTCGACAATAAAGTGAATGTCTTTAAAGAACAGACGGAAACTAAAAAAACAATTTTCCTTACAATGATTACTACATACGGTACCAAACAAAATATTTATTACACGGGGCGCATTATATCAGAAGTGAAAATGGAGGATTTGTTCAGGTAA